The window tttttttaaatgtaatatttcCATTGTCATGTTGTGgttgaaataattgttgataattttttttatcttttttattttcagtaatattttcacttgatattgatattgtaatattatttttttctaattcaattaatttaataaataagcTACTTTCATCTTCAAGAAATTCTAAAAGTTCATTGtaacttattttataattatgtaaTTGACAAAGATTATTTATCGCTTCTTCATATTCTGttattttactcttttttaatttagccaatagtgtttttatttttaacaattgatcatttaaattttgagatTTATGTAAATACTCAAGAGCTTCTTTATAATCTTTAACATCTTTTGTTAGCatagatattttttgtgtttttttactGTATATTTGATAAGGACAATACGACTGTAACTTGATATCTTCCTCAAGATTTACAACGATATATTCAttgctattatttattgaatcgattaatttatcatcattcaaTTCAGGATAAATTATGAGTAATACTTTTTtgtgaaattcaaaaaatgtttttaaagaTTTCCAGTATTTTTCATAGATGATTTTTCGTCCAGTGTCTTTCAAATAACATACAggagtatttaattttttttctaaattatatatcTCATAGTCAAGagtttttttccataattttacttgtgataaaataacactagcttcatcatcatttaaatttacatttttcaatgaaaagtATTCACGTAAACATCtaaatgttgatgataaatttgaatCTTCTGGATCTtgaaaatcatcaatatttaaaccAAAATTATTGTCTTCGATAGATGAcgtttttaataatgaatcatcattaattttcaattcatgtttattatttatatcgtaGTCTAAGGATTCAAGTAGCTTGTCTATATGAACATCATCTGAATTGTCTTCAATGACATcagataaatcaattgaaaattcaatattttcatttaacttTTGAAAAGTTGATGGATTATCTGttgtttcaatattaattacatgAACGTTATCCAGGTCTTCTGATGTTTTACTAGATTCTGAAGATTTTACGTTATAAATTTCTggttcaatgattttttttttaccatataCTTCACTTACAATATcagcaaattttatatttttttttgattcacgTACTTTCAAATTATTCGTCTCTTTTGATGGAACTTTTTCACCATTGATGGCTTTGTTATCATCATTAGATGAACAATGTTTTTGTTCATCCAATTTGTTTGAAAGACAATTGTCCTCGTTGCAATCATCACTACGTAAATcactttcaatttttaatacttcttGATCAACATTATCCAACGCTGTCACATCAACTTCTACTTGATTTTCTTCTTGCTCTTCCAGTTCACCATTTTCAACagcataaaatttattaaaagttgataaatcatttttccAAATACTCTcagaatatttatttggtgTTATCATAAGTGAAAAACTTGGTCCACCAATAGATAccattaaatttctaaatgaaTCAATTTCTGATTCTGATATGATAGTTATAGAAATTCCATGTGAACCATAACGACCAGCTCTACCAATTCTGTGTAAATAAGTTGCACCATCACCAGGTACATCAAGATTTATAActaaattaacattttcagCATCAATACCACGTGATGTTAAATCAGTTGTAAACATAATAcgacatttataattttttaatttttccattgccTCAAAACGCTTCTTCATATCTTGATtaccaataaaatatattgactctagtccattaattttattaacacgATTACAAACTGATTGAGCTctataaaaaccaaaaaattatatcaataaattataaatattattttaatttttaataataaataccttgattgataatttgaaaaaacaagaCTTTGTTTAAATGGAATGccttttagaatttttattaattcatctaCTTTAATTTGTatctaaatagaaaaattaaaaattttattataaattatatcttatgttgattaataaattacatataaatatttacttgtttCATAGCATTTGGatgattttttacaattacaaCAAATTGTCGTAATCCAAGTAAAATTGGTCCATCAGAATCTGGTGTTGATAAAACTGGTGATcgcatatataattttaaaaatgtttctaAATTTCCTGGATAAGTTGCACTTGATGATAtgacttgtttattttctggtaactttgaaaaaataaaactaaaataaaatttattataaatttttttagttattaaataatttataattatttataaaaaataataacatacttAACGTCTTTTTGAAAACTTGTGTCCATTAATTTATCAGCTTCATCAAGAACAAATAAACGAATTTTTTCTGTgttaagaatatttttttcaataagatGTTTTACACGACCTGGTGCACCAACAGCAATATGACAATTATTAacagtatttttatcattttctaaATGTATTCCACCAATGAAACATTGAGCTTTTAAtcctagaaaaatataaaataaatgtcattagtttaataaataattgacaatttgTTTGACAATATGTACCTTTGATTTGTGAACCAATTGCTGATATAACTTCACAAATTTGTACAGCAATTTCACGAGTTGGAGCCAACATTAATGCCTGTACATATGGCAGTTTAGGATCAATCATTTCAAGACCAATTATACTGAATACAGCTGTTTTTCCAGTGCCAGATTTTGCTTGAACAATTAAATCtacaaacaataaataatatattattaatgacatattttaaaaaagactaatttaaataaaatgtttattaaactAACCAAATCCACATCTACCAACTGGAATAGCTGTAAGTTGAATTGGTGATGGTCTTTCAAAACCACAATTAGACAAACCATCAACAATGGGCTGTGATAAAcccatttgaaaaaatgtaacatcttcatttattttaatgtcttTTGTACGTTGTTTATCACCAAGAATATGAGCAGTTGGTCTGaccatgattattttatttttctaaaattaaaaatattttgtttgttattataattcaatCAACATTCAACAAAAACGTTAAGTTGAGTATTATGTAGGTTATGTTTAGTAGGTATATGAATATATGATACaaaattgaattgataaaaattacatgatgATAGAAACTGATACAAACcttaacaaatattttctcTTATTAACAGCATTCAGTAACAGATAACAATgaatattagaaataaattattaatattttttattaaaaattacaaacaatattattgcaaatataatggcgcaataattttattgtttatatttttttttttaaattgttttaaataccAACTGTCGATAAAAAATCAGCGCATTCTAGCGGTTCAAGTTGGTATCAATGATATAGCTCCCCCTAACAAAGGCGTGGGTGAACTACAGTCTTGAGTTGAAAGTGCAACGTAGACGTAGTGTCCTTCGATGTTGTGTCTCAAAATAAAGCTCACACGTATTTtattaaagtaaataattgttaatttgtgttttaattaattattaatcatctAGCAATCTATTGAGTattgttttgttgattaattttacgTCAAACAATAGATATTGACAAGTTtagttgacaaaaaaaatgacgcTGACAAACATGGTATTGTGCTCTCTGTACGTACCCTGTACatgtacataattttattaatttttgatacgTCTAACAagcttaaataaattataaaaacaattattaatatcaatttaatttaatgatggaCAACAAGTGTAAATAATAGTGAAAGTGTTAATCATGTCAACATAACATCTGAtctattttcatcaacaatattttctttattttgtgAGTAAAAGGTTGTAACATCAAGCTTCAGTTTGATTTgtttaacaaaagaaaatataattttattaatttttaatacgttTAACAAggataaattcattattaaaacaattattaatattgattcaacTTGATGATAAACAACAAAAGTGTTAACTCATGTCTACATGACATCTGATCTGTGAGCAAAAGACTGTAACATCAAGATTCAGTTTGatttgtttaacaaaaaaaaaatttgttaataaattaacaatagtaAAGTgtatataattgtttaaattctCAAACAATGTAtgatttattgacaataaagttatgattttattattagcaatttaatattttggagTTGATAAAAGATGTTGTGAAATATTTAAGTGGTATTATCAgtctaaaaattacaaataaataaataaattattaatgtcaaTACATATATTGTGAACAAGTGAATTATGAAGTAGTTAGACTGGAGTATTATTGAGTGTTGTTACTGAAAGagacgaaagaaaaaaaaacaattgaacatCAGTGGCATGTATATGTTAATCACAAGGTTTCAAGCTGTCCATCATGCTGTTGAGAGTTGGTGATTGCTCACggtaaataacatttttttttttgttttatggcAATTTGTTCAATTGTTTTGTATTTGAgacatcaataatataatatgaaaaaaaaaaaaaaattattaataaataatatcgtGGTCTTGGTTGATAGTTCAAAGATTAtttacacaataaaaaaaacctggACCTAGAAAATACCCCTATAAATAAACGTTTATAATATCCGTGTATCTATTTaagtcattttattattattaattttttttatcaatcaatttttaattatttgaaaataaattgtacatcacaattttatttctgataattattttttaaaactatcataaacatttttaaaaatacagtaataatatgtaaaacaaacaatttaggaataataatttattcattttgtttatgcATATGAAATTAAGTTTTTAGATAGAGTggaattactaaaaaaatagtcaGACTCGATAGATTCCATAAActatgataatgaaaattacacattattaaaagataaaaattattggtagacatagattatttaaattttatattgatgaaCTAGAGCACGTATACTCCAGCATAGACTAAGAAAAGTGTAAAAAGAGCCATtggtgaaaaaatattagctgaAGATGGATTGGAATCTGTATTATTTTTCCCTGTTGTTGCATTTGGTGTAACTGTTGTTGCATTAAGTGTAATTGTTGTTGCATTTGATGTAATGGTTGTTGCATTTTGTGTAATTGTTATTTCTGTTGTTATcacactatatttattttctgtttCTATTTTCTCagctgtattatttttttttacctctgtTCCATTTAGTATAACtgtttttaatgttgttgTCACAAGACTTTCAATTTctacttttgttttttcagtTGTAGAATCATTCTTTACCTCTGTTGCATTTGGTGTAACTGCTTTTACTGTTGTTGTCTCACCACTTTCAATTTTTACTACTGTTTTATCAGTTGTACCATCATTTTTCACCTCTGTTGCATTTGGTGTAACTGTTTttactgttgttgtttcaCCACTTTCAATTCTGACTACTGTTTTATCAGTTGTACCATCATTTTTTACCTCTGTTGCATTTGgtgtaaatgtttttaatgttgttgTCACAAGACTTTCAATTTctacttttgttttttcagtTGTACCATCATTTTTTACCTCTGTTGCATTTGGTGTAACTgtttttgatgttgttgtcACAAGACTTTCCATTTCTACTTTTGTTTTCTCAGTtggagaataattttttacctcTGTTGCATTAGgtgtaaatgtttttaatgttgttgTCATAAGACTTTCAATTTCTACTTTTGTATTCTCAGTTGTAGAATCATTTTTTACCTCTGTTGCATTCGGTGTAACTGTTTTTACTGTTGTTGTCTCACCACTTTCAATTCTTACTACTGTTTTTTCAGTTGTAGAATCATTTTTTACCTCTGTTGCATTCGGTGTAACTGTTTTTACTGTTGTTGTCTCACCACTTTCAATTCTTACTACTGTTTTATCAGTTGTACCATCAATTTTTACCTCTGTTGCATTTGGTGTAACTgtttttgatgttgttgtcACAAGACTTTCCATTTCTACTTTTGTTTTCTCAGTtggagaataattttttacctcTGTTGCATTTGGTGTAACtgtttttaatgttgttgTCACAAGACTTTGAATTTCTACTTTTGTTTTATCAGTTGTAGAATCAATCTTTACCTCTGTTGCATTTGGTGTAACTGTTTTTGCTGTTGTTGTCTCACCACTTTCCATTTCTACTTTTGTTTTCTCAgttggaaaataattttttacctcTGTTGCATTAGGTGTAACTGTTTTTACTGTTGTTGTCTCACCACTTTCAATTCTTACTACTGTTTTATCAGTTGTACCATCATTTTTCACCTCTGTTGCATTAGgtgtaaatgtttttaatgttgttgTCACAAGACTTTCAATTTCtccttttgttttttcagtTGTAGAATCATTCTTTACTTCTGTTGCATTTGGTGTAACTGTTTTTACTGTTGTTGTCTCACCACTTCCAATTCTTACTACTGTCTTATCAGTTGTACCATCAATTTTTACTTCTGTTGCATTTGGtgtaattgtttttgatgttgttgtcACAAGATTTACCATTTCTACTTTTGTTTTCTCAGTTGTAGAATCATTTTTTACCTCTGTTGCATTTGGTGTAACtgtttttaatgttgttgTCACAAGACTTTGAATTTCTACTTTTGTTTTATCAGTTGTAGAATCAATCTTTACCTCTGTTGCATTAGGTGTAACTGTTTTTACTGTTGTTGTCTCACCACTTTCAATTCTTACTACTGTTTTATCAGTTGTACCATCATTTTTTACCTCTGTTGCATTTGGTGTAACTGTTTTTACTGTTGTTGTCTCACCACTTCCAATTCTTACTACTGTCTTATCAGTTGTACCATCAATTTTTACTTCTGTTGCATTTGGtgtaattgtttttgatgttgttgtcACAAGATTTACCATTTCTACTTTTGTTTTCTCAgttggaaaataattttttacctcTGTTGCATTAGGTGTAACTGTTTTTACTGTTGTTGTCTCACCACTTTCAATTCTTACTACTGTTTTATCAGTTGTACCATCATTTTTCACCTCTGTTGCATTAGgtgtaaatgtttttaatgttgttgTCACAAGACTTTCAATTTCtccttttgttttttcagtTGTAGAATCATTCTTTACTTCTGTTGCATTTGGTGTAACTGTTTTTACTGTTGTTGTCTCACCACTTCCAATTCTTACTACTGTCTTATCAGTTGTACCATCAATTTTTACTTCTGTTGCATTTGGtgtaattgtttttgatgttgttgtcACAAGATTTACCATTTctacttttgttttttcagtTGTAGAATCATTCTTTACTTCTGTTGCATTTGGTGTAACTGTTTTTACTGTTGTTGTCCCAAGACTTCCAATTtctacatttgttttttcagttGTAGAATCATTCTTTACCTCTGTTGCATTTGGTGTAACTGCTTTTACTGTTGTTGTCTCACCACTTCCAATTCTTACTACTGTCTTATCAGTTGTACCATCAATTTTTACTTCTGTTGCATTTGGtgtaattgtttttgatgTTGTCACAAGATTTACCATTTCTACTTTTGTTTTCTCAGTTGTAGAATCATTTTTTACCTCTGTTGCATTTGGTGTAACTGTTTTTACTGTTGTTGTCTCACCACTTTCAATTCTTACTACTGTTTTATCAGTTGTACCATCATTTTTCACCTCTGTTGCATTAGgtgtaaatgtttttaatgttgttgTCACAAGACTTTCAATTTctacttttgttttttcagtTGTAGAATCATTCTTTACTTCTGTTGCATTTGGTGTAACTGTTTTTACTGTTGTTGTCCCAAGACTTCCAATTTctacttttgttttttcagtTGTACCATCATTTTTTACCTCTGTTGCATTTGGTGTAACTGTTTTTACTGTTGTTGTCTCACCACTTTCAATTCTGACTACTGTTTTATCAGTTGTACCATCATTTTTTACCTCTGTTGCATTTGgtgtaaatgtttttaatgttgttgTCACAAGACTTTCAATTTCCACTTTTGTTTTCTCAGTTGTAGAATCATTTTTTACCTCTATTGCATTTGGTGTAACtgtttttaatgttgttgTCACAGTACTTTTACTTTCCACTTCTGCTTTCTCATCTGTATTCTTTTTCTTGACCTCTGTTGCATTAGCTGGTGGAGTAGTTATATGCAGtgtaattttatcttttgtaGTCGTTCCATTAgccattttatttgttacagtTGAATTTACAACTAACTGATTTTCATTTATGTTTGTATTATTCGATGGCATGTGACGATCATTTTGTGTACTTAGTGTGGCGGCATTTGTTGTCGAAAAGAGCGTGAATGCAAcaaaaaggataaaaattttaaacattgttCCTTTAATATCTACAAAAACTGGTGTTTGaatatccaatttttttttgtcgttacAATGCACTGATTTATAAACTAGTCCTTACCAGTTAACAATTCATCGTCTCTGAAATTaatcaagacaaaaaaataatcgtaTTAGTGATGATTTTTCTACAGCTTTTcacaacttaaaaaataataaaataccctgttttttcactcattcaacaaaattttcacttgttaatataaatatctaattatcttaattataaaaagaaatacatTTTAACTGTTACctcattgacaaaaaaaaaaaaaaaattcaaacttcTTTTTCCAAGTTGGTatcttcaatatataaaaattatttagacgATTTTAACAATGTTATTTACAACTTTATTACCGTGTCATTATTTACGAATGTATAagcttttttttagttattcatttttttttaaatagtaaaaaataaattaacaattaaaaaaaaaaatctgttaaCTTGCACTTGTCCGTTTATCACGTTTTACGTCTCATCAAtcgtatttcaattttttatacttaaaaattattaattattatgaaataaattggaGTGATTAGTGAAAATAATCCTAACAGTTTATGCCTGTACTGTTGTTAAAAGTTAAAAGTTTGTccgatgaaaaaaacaaatcaataatCGATATTTTGTCTATTAATTgctttgaaaaagaaatatatatattgtggtATATTTACTGTGATaaattactgtttttttttattgttttgaactttatttgaaattagttaatattatgcaattaaaattacaataaatttgcttaccagaaataaaaataaataatctgaACAGTAGTTCAATATCCAAGTGTTAAATATTGACTACGTATTCGTCGTATGATCAGAACTGAACAGGTTGATCCACCGATGATGGCTTTTATATAATCAATCACGTATCATAagcatgaacaaaaaaatgcCTAAGGCTTAATGGCTAATATCACCCACCAAAATTGTTtgtcagaataaaaaaaaataattataaataatattattatattcactaAAAACTGTagataaacatatttttttatagatattttttatgtcaataaaTATGAACAAACATTTCTAagaactattattattttatttttttattcatcaccTGACAATATCTACTGTGATTATACTGATTAGTTAttctatagaaaattttctggTGTCAAATCAATTGTGTTGAAGACTAAAATTAtctctattttataaaaaataaaaaataattttttaaaccaaaaaaattaaaattaatcataaatttaaaattacaataataaataaatatttaaaattaaaaattaaaaaaaatatatgtattcttaatttttgtaaaatattatttatattttttataaaatagagaTTATTTTAGTCGTCAAGACAATTGAtttgacacaaaaaaattatatatagaatGACTAATCACTGTGTAGATATTGTCAGGtcattagtaaaaaaataaaaaaaaaataaaatgataatagtttttagaAATGTttgttcatatttatttttatttcatgataaaattagAATATGATAGCTGacactaaaaatattaatcttaaatttattgagGACAAGAAATATcattagtttataaaaaattatgatctcatgtttatcaaattaacagaatttttttattttattttttacacatagataaattatatttaaaccaATTAATTACCACATttggtactttttttttctcattatttaaattgaatttaaaataaccgatgacaatatttattaattataataatcaaatattaatttaataataattttcaatatcttcAGGTGTACTTGTTGCTGGTTTATCTGTCGATGATATTTCCTCTTTCTCTGTTACATTAATCATTGTAGTTGTTGATTGATATTCTTTTTccatttgttgattttttagtaatatcaaatcaaataatgatatattttttccctttatcatttcattttcaaccaatatatttgttgatgatgattgttgtttttcatcaattgcTGGAAGAACAACTTCATCatctatcaattttttttcattattatttttcattaaattgtcattaaaaacTGATTGAGTTGTTTCCTCAATTTTATCAGTTTGTTTTACTGTACTTATTTCATATGATGCTGTGATATCTTCAACATCACTTGATAAAGTTgtagatttttcattttcatcatatgTTGTAATATTTTCTGTCACTGGTGCATCTGTTCTAACAAGTAATTCTGGTGCTTCATTACCTGTCTCAAATTCAGTTGAAGTAGAACCCTGTGAACATTGTGTTGTTTCTTCgttcattgaaattattgtacTTTGTTCATGTAATTGTTCTTCTGTTGTCATTGATAATTCAGTTGTTACACTTAAGGTTGTTTgatcttcattattttttgttgaattttctgATGGAGTATATTCTGTTGTAAAATATGATGTTGTTCCTTCTTCAATAATTGTAGTTGTATCATCAGATAAGCCTAATTTTTCTGTTGTCAATTGCTCAGCTTCTTGTGT is drawn from Aphidius gifuensis isolate YNYX2018 linkage group LG3, ASM1490517v1, whole genome shotgun sequence and contains these coding sequences:
- the LOC122850986 gene encoding probable ATP-dependent RNA helicase ddx20, with protein sequence MVRPTAHILGDKQRTKDIKINEDVTFFQMGLSQPIVDGLSNCGFERPSPIQLTAIPVGRCGFDLIVQAKSGTGKTAVFSIIGLEMIDPKLPYVQALMLAPTREIAVQICEVISAIGSQIKGLKAQCFIGGIHLENDKNTVNNCHIAVGAPGRVKHLIEKNILNTEKIRLFVLDEADKLMDTSFQKDVNFIFSKLPENKQVISSSATYPGNLETFLKLYMRSPVLSTPDSDGPILLGLRQFVVIVKNHPNAMKQIQIKVDELIKILKGIPFKQSLVFSNYQSRAQSVCNRVNKINGLESIYFIGNQDMKKRFEAMEKLKNYKCRIMFTTDLTSRGIDAENVNLVINLDVPGDGATYLHRIGRAGRYGSHGISITIISESEIDSFRNLMVSIGGPSFSLMITPNKYSESIWKNDLSTFNKFYAVENGELEEQEENQVEVDVTALDNVDQEVLKIESDLRSDDCNEDNCLSNKLDEQKHCSSNDDNKAINGEKVPSKETNNLKVRESKKNIKFADIVSEVYGKKKIIEPEIYNVKSSESSKTSEDLDNVHVINIETTDNPSTFQKLNENIEFSIDLSDVIEDNSDDVHIDKLLESLDYDINNKHELKINDDSLLKTSSIEDNNFGLNIDDFQDPEDSNLSSTFRCLREYFSLKNVNLNDDEASVILSQVKLWKKTLDYEIYNLEKKLNTPVCYLKDTGRKIIYEKYWKSLKTFFEFHKKVLLIIYPELNDDKLIDSINNSNEYIVVNLEEDIKLQSYCPYQIYSKKTQKISMLTKDVKDYKEALEYLHKSQNLNDQLLKIKTLLAKLKKSKITEYEEAINNLCQLHNYKISYNELLEFLEDESSLFIKLIELEKNNITISISSENITENKKDKKNYQQLFQPQHDNGNITFKKNENNAFPNDTIKSFNLTEHCLQNISNKKTLSHEKNMSNHKKCKSNFAKLYETEKPSYLSHDYSGNNCRDTTNDYSLNNNYYEETVSDHTDVKNFNNYNNNNENIENFLHNLTLQTEQLHLQNYLSLIFSGY